GAAATATCGGTGGTTTTGATACCATCGACGATGTAGATCGGATTGGAGTTGTTGTTTGATGAGTATCCCCGAATCCTCACTTTAATAGGAGCTCCCGGAGCTCCGGATGCGTTGATAACCTGCACACCGGAAGTTTTTCCCTGCAGCGCCTGTTGCGCCTGCGAAACCGAAGTGTTGCCGATATCGCTTGAACTCACACTGGCAATGGCACCGGTGACAACGCTTTTCTTTTGTACACCGTATCCTACGGCTACTACTTCACCAAGACCAATGCTTTCCTCTTCCATCTTTAAATTGATGGTGCTTTGTCCGGTGTAGGCAACTTCCTTGTTCTTCATTCCCACGAAGGAGTAAAGAAGGGTTACGTTTTCCGGAACATTGGTCAGGTGATAAATACCATTGGCATCGGTGATGGTACCTTGGGTTGTACCTTTAATTACTACGGTTACGCCGGGAAGAGGTGCCCCGCTTCCGTCTGTCACCTTACCAGAGACTTCGTGTCCCTGGGGTTGAGCATTCCCCGTGGCATCGTCAGTGGTGCGCGACAGGACAATGTGATTGTCGTTGATGCTGTAGTTGACCGGTGTGCCCGCGAATAAGGCATCGAGCACATCCTGCAGGCTGGTTTCCTGTTCATTCAGGCTTACTCTTCGGTTGACATCGATTAACTCGCTGCTGTAAATGAAGGAATAGCCTGTTTGCTTCTCGATCGTTCTCAGGACATTCCTGACAGTTGCATTGTTGACGTTCAGCGATAAATTGGCGTTTTGCGCGGTTGTTTTGTTCGCAAATGAGCTGAATGTGGCCAGTAAGACCATGAGTAGTGTCACTCTCATTTTGACAAAGATTTTAGCTCCCCACATTTCCCTGAGGAAAGGAGGTGCCTGTTTAGAGACTTTTTTCATAGATTTGAAACACTTTTAATTAAACTATATTTACGAATATGGTTTTTTCGGCCGGCGAGGTTCTGCCCAACTTCACCGGCCTTTTTCATTTACCGTTGTGTTGCATAGATTTTAATTTGTTTTCTGGTATAGGTTTGATCGGCCTGCTGTTTTTCTGCCGTAACCTCATAGCGAATGGGCAAGGCTTTTTTCAGCAGGTTCAATGTTTGCATCAGTTGTTCTTTTTGGAAGGTGGCGGTAATCGGCATTTCTTTCAATGCTTCGTTCGCCAGTATGATATTGACATTGTACCACCGGCTTAGCTTTTTCACGGCGATACCCAGTTTTTCATCCACAAAAATTAGTTTGCCATCGCGCCATGCGGCATATTGCATGGGGTTGACCTTATTGATGGTAAAGGTTTTGTTTTCGAGGTTGAGACGCGCCTGTTGTCCCGGTTTGATATCTACTCCCTTGTCGATGTGGTCCGACGTCAGCGAAATATGGCCCCGGGTCAACGTTGCTTCAAAATATTTGTCCTGAGAATAGGCGTTCAGGTTGAACTCTGTACCGGTAACGGTTGTGATCATCAACGGATTTTCGACAATGAACGGCCGTTTAGTATTGTGTGTGACCTTGAAGTAAGCCTCACCGTCGACGAAAACTTTGCGCTCTTTCCTTGCAAATTTTACCGGATAACGAAGCCGGGTTCCGTCGTTCAGCCAGACCTGGGTTCCGTCGGCCAGTTCTACTTTCGTAATGCAGCCCGGTTTGGTGAATATTTCCCGGTAGGTGAGTTTCTCCGAGCGGGAAGACTGGTATTGACGAACGGACCACCATCCGGTGATAAACAGTAACGGGATGAACAGTATCGCCGCAATTTTGCGGAAGCCATTGATAAATCGTTGAGAACGCGATCGCTTCCCGGAAATCTTTTCTGAACTTTCTTCATCGAGAAGGTCGATGCGGCGGTGAATGGAATGCAGCATCGAATCGAAATCGGGAGCCGGACCTTTGATGGCTACGCGGTTCTCCTCCCAAATCTCGGTGAGGTAGCTGCGCACCAATAACTCATTCTCCGGAAGGGCCATCCACGAAACTACTTCCCTGGCGGCTTGCTTGTCCAGTT
This Prolixibacter sp. NT017 DNA region includes the following protein-coding sequences:
- a CDS encoding FecR family protein, whose product is MNKDLLLQYLSGKLDKQAAREVVSWMALPENELLVRSYLTEIWEENRVAIKGPAPDFDSMLHSIHRRIDLLDEESSEKISGKRSRSQRFINGFRKIAAILFIPLLFITGWWSVRQYQSSRSEKLTYREIFTKPGCITKVELADGTQVWLNDGTRLRYPVKFARKERKVFVDGEAYFKVTHNTKRPFIVENPLMITTVTGTEFNLNAYSQDKYFEATLTRGHISLTSDHIDKGVDIKPGQQARLNLENKTFTINKVNPMQYAAWRDGKLIFVDEKLGIAVKKLSRWYNVNIILANEALKEMPITATFQKEQLMQTLNLLKKALPIRYEVTAEKQQADQTYTRKQIKIYATQR